A section of the Oncorhynchus nerka isolate Pitt River linkage group LG3, Oner_Uvic_2.0, whole genome shotgun sequence genome encodes:
- the LOC115106712 gene encoding vascular endothelial growth factor A-A isoform X2 — protein MNIGSFVQLLFAALLQLHFYAVKTAHIPKDGEKSNNDVVPFMDVYNKSMCRTREMLVDVFQEYPDEIEHTYIPSCVVLMRCAGCCNDEALECVPTETRNVTMEVIQVKQRVSQHHFLLSFTEHRKCECRPKPEVKAKKEKCDKPRR, from the exons ATGAACATTGGCAGTTTTGTACAATTATTATTTGCAGCGCTGCTTCAGCTTCATTTTTATGCAGTTAAG aCAGCCCACATACCCAAGGACGGGGAGAAGAGTAACAATGATG TGGTCCCGTTCATGGACGTGTATAACAAGAGCATGTGTCGGACACGGGAGATGCTGGTGGACGTCTTCCAGGAGTATCCAGATGAGATTGAGCACACCTACATCCCCTCGTGCGTGGTGCTCATGCGCTGCGCTGGATGCTGCAACGACGAGGCGCTCGAGTGTGTCCCCACGGAAACAAGAAACGTTACCATGGAG GTAATACAGGTGAAACAGAGAGTATCGCAACATCATTTTCTGTTAAGTTTCACAGAACATCGAAAGTGTGAATGCAG ACCAAAGCCAGAAGTTAAAGCAAAGAAAGAAAA